Proteins from one Enoplosus armatus isolate fEnoArm2 chromosome 4, fEnoArm2.hap1, whole genome shotgun sequence genomic window:
- the LOC139284153 gene encoding LOW QUALITY PROTEIN: protein unc-45 homolog B-like (The sequence of the model RefSeq protein was modified relative to this genomic sequence to represent the inferred CDS: deleted 1 base in 1 codon; substituted 1 base at 1 genomic stop codon) yields the protein MCNGWFTLALSHLIEIHYKYKLRSGGGRLHTTEKVCNKHXRLEAQTIYAEQDTQHTVLKMGDPIQLKDEGNKHFQAGDVDKAIDCYTNAIKVCKDKKVLAVIHRNRSACFLKKENYANAASDASKAIDVDAADIKALYRRCQALEKLGKLDMAFKDVQRCATLEPKNKTFLETLRRLGADIQAKLKTTFSTDSRVQNMFDILLDDEMEKEKIEKAANNLIVLSREDAGAERIFQNNGVPLLLKMIETGKPEMILAAVRTLSGMCTGHKARAMAIIHMVGVDKMCSIMATDNEEIALATCNLFQCINDSLTGGDKREYGKEEALVLDASKDLKTILLSLLEMVASKKVSGHGRDQALNLLCKNVPRKDKREQDNSKALFTIDHGLKKILKVCGQVAELPDQLPMTDNTQLIASVLLNKIYDDLKCDPERDNFRDICDEYIKSKIDPNDMDKTIHAINTISGLLQGPFDVGNALVGRQGIMEMMVALCGSEREVDQMVAVEALIHSSSKMSRASFIITNGVSLLKDIYKKTKNERIKIRSLVGLCKLGSAGGDDYSLRQFAEGSTEKLAKQCRKWLCNPQIDTKTRKWAIEGLAYLTNDADVKDDFVEDEPAMKAMFELAKSKDKTVLYAVACTLVNCTNCYEKKEIIPELVQLAKFSKQHVPEQHPKDKKDFIEQRVKRLLKAGVTSALAVMVKADNAVLTDQTKELLSRVFLALSQDPKDRGTLVAQGGGKALIPLALEGTDDGKKKASHALAKIASISNPEIAFPGERVYEVVRPLVSLLNTDRDGMENYEALRSLTNLAGFSDKLRVKIVKEKALPEIENYMFEENDQIRQAATECMCNLVTCKEVQDRYLQDGNDKLKLLVLLCGEEDDNIQVAAAGALAMLTAAQKKLCTKLTLVTTQWLEILQRLCLHANPKIQHRGLVIVYNILNSDDSELAKKLIESEILEILSVIGKAEDNPKRQDAIDASRTCLVKAMDLGLIRPFTSPS from the exons ATGTGTAATGGATGGTTCACCTTGGCCCTGTCCCACCTCATTGAGATCCACTATAAATATAAATTGAGGAGT GGTGGGGGAAGGTTACATACAACAGAAAAGGTTTGTAACAAACACTAGAGACTGGAGGCCCAGACCATCTACGCAGAGCAagatacacaacacacagtccTAAAG ATGGGAGACCCAATCCAGTTAAAagatgaaggaaacaaacacttCCAGGCAGGAGATGTCGACAAGGCCATTGATTGCTACACTAACGCCATCAAGGTGTGCAAGGACAAAAAAGTGCTTGCTGTCATTCACAGGAACAGATCTGCATGCTTCCTAAAAAAG GAAAACTATGCCAATGCAGCATCTGATGCATCTAAAG CAATTGATGTTGATGCAGCAGATATTAAAGCCTTGTACCGGCGTTGCCAAGCTCTGGAGAAGCTAGGTAAACTGGACATGGCTTTCAAGGATGTGCAGAGATGTGCCACCCTCGAACCAAAGAACAAGACCTTCCTGGAGACTCTCCGCAGGCTGGGAGCAGACATCCAGGCCAAG CTCAAGACAACATTCTCCACAGATTCGAGGGTGCAGAATATGTTTGATATTCTCCTTGatgatgaaatggaaaaggaaaagataGAAAAA GCAGCCAACAACCTCATTGTGCTGTCAAGAGAGGATGCCGGGGCAGAGAGAATCTTCCAGAATAACGGAGTGCCTCTGCTGCTCAAAATGATAGAGACAGGCAAACCAGAGATGATCTTGGCTGCTGTTCGTACTTTGTCAGGGATGTGCACAGGACACAAAGCTCGG GCCATGGCCATTATTCACATGGTGGGCGTTGATAAGATGTGCAGCATCATGGCCACTGATAATGAGGAGATCGCACTGGCAACCTGCAACCTCTTCCAGTGCATCAATGACTCCCTCACTGGTGGAGACAAAAGGGAATATGGGAAAGAAGAGGCCTTGGTTTTGG ATGCATCTAAAGACCTGAAAAccattcttctctctctgctggagaTGGTTGCTAGTAAGAAGGTGTCTGGCCATGGCAGAGACCAGGCGCTGAACCTCCTGTGCAAGAATGTACCTCGCAAAGAcaagagagagcaagacaaCTCCAAGGCCCTCTTCACTATTGACCACG GTCTGAAGAAGATCCTCAAGGTGTGTGGTCAAGTTGCTGAACTGCCAGACCAGCTGCCCatgacagacaacacacagctgattgCCAGCGTGCTCCTCAACAAGATCTATGACGACCTCAAGTGTGACCCAGAGAGAGACAACTTCAGGGACATTTGTGATGAATATATCAA ATCCAAAATTGACCCCAATGACATGGACAAGACCATTCATGCTATCAACACTATCTCAGGGCTGCTTCAGGGTCCCTTTGATGTCGGTAACGCCCTGGTTGGACGGCAAGGAATAATGGAGATGATGGTTGCGCTGTGTGGCTCTGAACGTGAGGTGGACCAGATGGTTGCTGTGGAGGCACTGATCCATTCCTCCTCAAAGATGAGCCGTGCCAGCTTCATCATTACCAATGGTGTGTCGCTGCTCAAGGACATCTACAAGAAGACCAAGAATGAGCGGATTAAGATACGTTCGCTGGTG GGTCTCTGTAAACTGGGTTCAGCTGGAGGTGATGATTACAGTTTAAGGCAGTTTGCTGAGGGCTCCACAGAGAAGCTGGCCAAGCAGTGCAGAAA GTGGCTCTGTAATCCCCAGATTGATACCAAAACAAGGAAGTGGGCCATCGAGGGCCTCGCTTATCTGACTAATGATGCTGACGTGAAAGATGACTTTGTTGAGGATGAGCCTGCCATGAAAGCCATGTTTGAACTGGCCAAG tctAAGGATAAGACAGTCTTATATGCAGTAGCTTGCACCCTGGTTAACTGCACCAACTGCTatgaaaagaaggaaatcaTACCTGAGCTGGTTCAACTTGCCAAGTTCTCAAAACAACATGTACCTGAGCAACATCCCAag gACAAGAAGGACTTTATTGAGCAGAGAGTGAAAAGGCTGCTGAAGGCTGGAGTCACGTCAGCTCTTGCTGTTATGGTCAAAGCAGACAATGCCGTCCTTACTGACCAGACCAAGGAGTTGCTGTCAAG gGTTTTCTTGGCATTGTCACAGGATCCCAAAGATCGTGGTACTCTTGTCGCCCAAGGTGGGGGAAAG GCTTTGATACCACTTGCTCTGGAAGGGACagatgatgggaagaagaaggCCAGCCACGCTCTTGCCAAGATTGCATCTATTTCTAACCCAGAAATCGCCTTCCCTGGTGAGAGG GTATATGAGGTGGTGCGGCCTTTAGTTAGCCTCcttaacacagacagagatggaatGGAGAACTATGAAGCTCTGAGAAGTCTCACCAACTTGGCTGGTTTCAGTGATAAACTAAG AGTAAAGATTGTGAAGGAGAAAGCTCTGCCAGAGATTGAGAACTACATGTTTGAGGAGAATGACCAGATCAGACAGGCTGCCACTGAATGCATGTGCAACCTTGTTACATGTAAAGAG gtcCAAGATCGTTACCTGCAGGATGGAAATGATAAATTgaagctgctggtgctgctatgTGGTGAGGAGGACGACAATATTCAGGTAGCTGCGGCTGGAGCTCTGGCCATGCTCACTGCTGCTCAGAAGAAGCTCTGCACCAAACTGACCCTGGTG ACCACCCAGTGGCTTGAGATCCTGCAGAGGTTGTGTCTCCATGCCAACCCTAAGATACAGCACCGTGGCCTTGTGATTGTCTACAATATCCTCAACTCAGACGACAGTGAGCTGGCCAAGAAGCTGATCGAGAGTGAGATCCTGGAAATCCTCTCAGTGATTGGTAAGGCGGAGGACAATCCCAAGAGGCAGGATGCCATCGATGCATCACGCACGTGTCTGGTCAAAGCTATGGATCTTGGTCTCATCAGACCCTTCACCAGCCCTTCTTAA